The region CGTCCAAGTCGTTCGCCTACGGCTGGAAGTCCAACAGCTCCTGCCCCGACACCAACGTCAACTTCACCGTCACCTCGCTGCTCCAGGACGCCGCGGACAACGGGTGGAGCTCCTTCAACGTGGGCATGGTGGCCTCGACCTCGTCCTCCGCGCCGACCACCTCCGCGTCGAGCCTGGAGACGGACACGTACTCCTGGAAGAAGTTCCAGGCGGAGGGCAATGGTTCGCCGACGATCGCCGTCACCTACAACCGCAAGCCGAACGCCCCGACCTCGGTCACCATGAGCCCCGGCTCCTGCGACACCAGCGCGTCGCCCTACATCAACCTGGGCAAGACCGTTCCGACGATCAGCGCCAAGGCCACCGACCCCGACAGCGACCTCGCCAGGCTGGAGTTCGAGGTCTGGCGCGAGGGGTCGTACGACACCACCCACAAGTACTTCTCCGACTCGGTGGACGACGGCGAGACCGCCTCGGTCAAGCTCGACTCCACCAGGTTCGCGCTGGCCAACGGCAACAACTACGTGTGGCGGGTGCGTTCCTGGGACGCCAAGGTCAGCAGCGTGTTCTCGCCCACCAGCGGCTCCGGGTTCTGCCGCTTCCACTACGACAGCGATCTCCCCGACTCGCCCACCAACGTCACCTCGGCGCAGTTCCCCGCCGACAGCGACAACGACAACAACGGCGAGGTCTGGTCCACGGTCAAGTTCGGCACCGCCGGGAACTTCACCTTCACCAAGGGCGCCGACAGCGACATCGTGAAGTTCGTCTTCTCGATCAACAACACCACCTACGACCACTACGCCTGCGCGGGCACCAAGCAGGGCACGGGCGCGGCCACCTGCACCACCGTCATCACGTCGACGGAGGACTACACCGGGATGCAGCCGCCCTCGGCCGGCCCCAACACCCTCTACGTGAAGGCCGTCGACTCGGCGGGCAACATCTCCCCCAACCCGTACAAGCACTCCTTCTACGTCACCCCGCGCCCGACCGCCGACAGCGCCGGTGACCTCAACGGCGACGGTTCCCCCGACTACGGGCACGTCACCGCCGCGGGCAACCTCTGGATCGACACGACGGACCAGAACGGCAAGTGGAGAGCCAGCACCTGGGGCACGCACGCCAACGGGACGCTGCTGGCGGACGCCGCCACCGCCCCGCACATCTGGAACGGCGACGCCGCGAACCCCGTGTACGCGCTGGTGACCCACAACGGCGACTTCGCCCCCGGCGACGGCGTCACCGACTGGGTCGTGCGCACCCCGGACAACCGGCTGTTCATCTACCCCGGTGACGGCTACGGCGCCGTCAACGTCAGGGAGCGCGTCGAGGTACGGCTGCCCGCCAACATGCCCGCCCCGTCCACCTGGTCGGAGATGAAGGCAGCGGGCGACCTCACCGGCGACGGCCGGCCCGAGCTGTTCGTCGCGGGCGGGGTCGGCGGCGGCGAGCTGTGGATCCTCTCCGGGTACACGGGCGGCGCCTTCACCACCGCCACCCAGCACACCACCACCTCCTGGGAGGGCCGCGACTTCGTGGCCATCGCCGACTACAACGGCGACAAGGCGATGGACCTGACGTACCGGACCACGGCGGGCAACATCGTGCTGCGCAAGGGCATCCTCGGCAGCGACGGGGTGAGCACGGTCCTCAGCAGCCTGGGCACCTCGGGCGGCAGCCTGGACGGCGACTACGTCTACGGCGCCACCGCGTTCACGACCGCCGCCTACCCGCTGCTGTACGGCAGCCCGGACATCTCCGGCGACGGTGTCCCGGACATGCTGGCGACCAACTCGGCCGGCGCCCTGCTCATGTTCTCGGGCTCCGCCACGGCCAACGACGCGTCCCCGGACACGCTGGGCGCCGACGGCTGGACGACGGTACAGCGCCTGGGCTGACGCCAGGGGCACACGACCGAGGGGCCCTTCCGTCCGGTGACCGGACGGAAGGGCCCCTCGTCGTCTCCCCGGGGGGTGCGTCAGGCGGTCGGTCTCACCGTCGCCGGCGCTGTTGTCGCCGACGCCTCACCCTTCGCCAACGGCCACCCCATGTGCGTACCGAAGATGGTCAGCTGGATCCGCAGGGCACCCGACAGGTCCACGCCCCCGTACAGGGCCCAGGAACCGGACGCCGAGCCCGTCCCGTCGCTCGATCCCCGAGGTGCGCTTCCTTCACTTTCCTCACATCACACTCTTGTGATGTGGATCACTTCCCGACTCACTGTTCGCCGTCCAGCCGGTACTGCTCCGACTGCACCAGATACATCCGCCGGAACAGCCCCGGCCCGTCACCGTCGGCCCTCAACAGGTCCGCGAACGTGCCGTGTTCGGCGACCCGGCCCCGTTCCATGACGTAGATCTCGTCCGCGTGCCGGACGCTGTGCAGCCGGTGGGTGATCAGGATGATCGTCTGGCCCGCCGCGGCAAGGCTGCGGATCTGGTCGAAGACGCGCTGCTCGGTCTCCGCGTCCAGGGCGCTCGTCGGTTCGTCGACGACCAGGATGCGGGCGTCCCGGTGCCGGGCGCGGGCGATACCGAGGCGCTGCCACTGGCCGCCGGAGATCTGGTGGCCGCCCTTGTAACCGCGGGCTAGGAGCGTGTCCCAACCACGGGGCAGGGCGGCGATGGTCTCGTCGGCGCCCGCGTACTCGGCGGCGGCGTGCAGGAGTTCGTCCTCGTGCGGGGCGTCGGGCCGGCCGATGGCGACGTTGACCCGGGCGGTGAAGGGCCAGCGGTAGAAGTCCTGGGCCACGACGGCGATCCGGTCGAAGAGGTCACCCCGGTCGAGCTCGGTGGAGTCGACCCCGTCCCAGAGGATGCGGCCCGCGTCGGGCGCGTACAGCCCGCACAGCAACTTGGCGAGAGTGCTCTTCCCGCTACCGTTGTTGCCGACCAGCGCGATGATCCGGCCGGCGGGGATGGTGACGTTCACCGCGTCGAGGGCGGGGTCGGTGTCCGTGCCCGGGTACGTGAAGGAGACGTTCTCGAAGCGGATGGCGTTCACATGCGCGGGCAGCGGGCGACCGGTCTCCGGGATGAGCCGACGGTCCGCCTCCTGGCACAGCCGCTCCAGGTCGGCGACGAACAGGCTCTCCTCGTAAAGGTAGTTGAGCTGGACCACCAGTCCCTCCAGGTTGGCGGAGCCGGTCCGGATGGCGATGACCGCCGTACCGGCGACGGCCAGGTCCATGGCCCCCGTCCACAGCAGCAGCCCGAGCACGCCGTACGCGGCGGCCGTCGTGATGCCCGTCCACCCCGACGCGATCAGCCCGGTACGGGCGGCCAGTGAGGCGAGCCGGGTCTGTTCCCGCTCCCCCGTCTCGGCCATGGTCCTGAAGTGCCGCAGCAGAAACGGCCCGATGTTGTGCACCCGCACCTCGGACGCGGCCTGCGTGTCGATCAGCAGCCGCCCCAACAGCTGCCCCGCGCGCGCGTGTTGGACCCAGGTGTGGAAGGAGACGTACCGGCGGCGGGCGATGGTGAGCGCGCTCCAGGCGCTGGGCAGTGTCATCAGCGCGAGGAGCGGGAGGAGGGCCGGATGCAGCACGGTGAGCACCCCGGCGGCCGCGGCCAGCGCGATGCCCGCCGTCATGACGGACGTACAGAAGCGGATCATGCGGCGCGCGGACTCGGCTCCGTACTGGGCGGAGTCGAGCAGTTTGTGGAACTCCTCGTCCTCCACGGCGGCCAGCTCGACCCGGGCCACCCGCTCCAGGTACTCCTCGGTCGCCACCCGGAACACCTTCGGCTCCAGCCGCCCGGTACCGGCGGTGGACGCGGACCGCAACAGTGCCCCGACGATCGCGGTGACCGCGACGACCACCAACGCCGGTACGGCGTCCCGCAGTCGGTCGGTGGTGTCGCCGCCGCCGAGCAGCTGGGTGAGCACCCGGTTGACGGCGACGAGCCCTACCGCCTGCGCCACTCCCCCGCCCAACTCGGCGACCGCCACCCGGCGCAGGGCGCGCGGGTCGGCCCGGTGGGCGAGCCGGACGGTGGCGCCGATCAGCCGGGGCATCCGCGCGACCATGGTCCGCAGCCCCAGCTCCAGGAACGACCCCTGATGCTGGTTCCACCCCATGTCGTACCTCAACGGCCCCCCGAAGAGCAGCCGTTCGGACTCGGAGACACCGTCGTCGTCGGCACCGGGTTCGTCGGAGGCCGGTTCGTCGGAGGCCGGTTCGTCGGAGGCCGGTTCGTCGGAGGCCGGTTCGTCCGTGCCGGGCTTGTCGGAGGCGGGTTGTTCCGTATGTTCGTCACGCGTCGTCATCCGAGTGGGTCCCCCTTGGCGAACCGGTCGCTCGTGAACGGTCAGACGGTCACGCCCAGTTCTTCCCCAGCCTCACGCACGGCGCACCCGGCGACGGACCCGTTCTCAGTTCGAACTCCCCCGATCACCCCCTCCAGCAGCCGCCGGATCATCCCCGAACCACCCCTGCCGGAGTTCGCCGTCCGATCCGGGGACCGCGGTCCCGCGCCCCTCCCGTCGCCCCGCCGCCACCAGCCCCGCCGTCACGCACACCGACCCCGCCGCCATCACCGTCATCGCCGTTCCCGGAGAGGTGAGTTGAGCGATCGTGCCCGCGAGGGCCGCGCTCACGCCCTGCATCGTGAGCACGCCTGGCTGACCGCCCACCTGCCCGCGTACCGCCGCACCTCGTCCGCTCCCGCCCCGGCCCGCTCCCCGCCGCCCTCGCCGACCGGGACGACCTCCCCCGACGCGCCGCGGACCTCCTCACCCACATCTGGGAGGAGGCCGTACTCCCGGACTGGGACCGGCGTCGGCGCGTCCTCGAAGCCGACGTGGTCGCGCGGACCGCGCGGGTCGGTCAGGACGGCTGGGCCGCCGTACTGGACGCCCTGCGCCCCGGCACCCGCTGGCTCGACGGCGACCGGCTCCAGGTGAACGTGCACGAGTACCCGCCCCGGGAGATCTCCGGCGCCGAGCTGGTCTTCGTCCCCGTGACACCGAAGGCGGGGTGGGTGTCGTGGGAGGCGCCGGAGCGGTACGCGGTCATCTATCCGTGCGCGGGCGCGCTGGCGGGCCGGGACGGTCGCCGTGGCACCGCGTCCGCCGCGCTCGGGGCGCTTCTCGGACCGGCCCGGGCCGCAGTCCTCGTACTCCTCGGCTCGCCGCACAGCACCACCCAGCTGACCGCCGTGACCGGGCAGACGCTCGGCTCGGTCGGACGGCATCTGCGGGTGCTGCTGGACGCCGGGCTGGTGGAGCGGCGGCGGGCGGGGCGGTCGGTGCTGTACTCGCGTACGGCCTCCGGTGAGGTCTTGGTCAAGGCTCCGGGGGCGGAGCCCGGGCCCGACACCTACCGGAGCTAGCATCCGGTTATGACCACAGATGCCACTTCCCCCGCCTCCTCTCCCTCCCCCGACTCCCCCCTCGCCGTCGAGATCGGCGCCCTCACGGGCGGTTCCGCGGACCTCGCCCAGTACGCGGGCAAGGCCGTCCTCATCGTCAACGTCGCCTCCAAGTGCGGGCTGACCCCGCAGTACGCGGGGCTGGAGAAGCTCCAGGCGCGGTACGCCGACAAGGGCTTCACCGTGCTCGGGGTGCCCTGCAACCAGTTCATGGGCCAGGAGCCCGGCAGCTCCGAGGAGATCGCCGAGTTCTGCTCGGCGACGTACGGCGTGACCTTCCCGATGACCGAGAAGGTCGAGGTCAACGGGGACGCGCGGCACGCCCTGTACGACCGTCTGGTCGGTTTCGCCGACGGCGAGGGCCACACCGGTGACATCCGCTGGAACTTCGAGAAGTTCCTCGTCGGCCGCGACGGCCAGGTCGTCGCCCGCTTCTCCCCGCAGACCGAGCCGGAGACGGACGAGCTGGTGAGCGCGGTGGAGAAGGCCATCGGCTGACCCTGTCCGCCCTCCCTCCAGAGGCCGGGCCCCTGCCAGTCTCAAGGGGGGCCCGGCCATCCGTCACGGGGGTGCGGACGACCGGGGCCGGCCTGGTGCGTTCGTCAGCGCCGGTGGAACACCTCGGTCGGCCGCCAGGGTTCGGGCATCGGGGGCAGCTTGCTGAACGAGGAGAGTGCGACCCGTTCAGCCAGGGATGCCGCATCCTCACCGGTCTCGCTCGCAGCGGCCTGGAAGTCGGCTGCGACACCCGCCGGCGTCCACTGGTGCCCGTCCCACTCCTGGACGCCGCGCGGGGCGTCCGGGGCGACGTGGGCCCCCTGGTCCGGTTCCTCGCCGAGCGGGGTGGCCCGACGCTCCCCGGGCACGGGACGGCGTTCCTCGCGCCGTGCCGCCCATTCCTCAAGGGGCTCGTCGTCCATGGGGGTTGCTCCCTCCTCATCGGCTGTGTCCAGTCTGCCGGGCCGGCGCCACGGCCGGGACCCTTACGGGCTTACAACGTTGCCGACCACCCGCCGCGCGCCAACGTCGTCTCTCCCTCAGGGGTGATGGTGACCCTTGCCCCGTACACGGGCAGTTCGCCGTGCTCGACCCACCTCCACCGGATCTCTTCGAGCATCGTGTAGAGGCGGCGCGGACCGCCCTGGTGGACGGTCGTGGTGCGGCTGCCGGGCGTGGTGTGGGCGCGGGCCCACGACCCGTCGGGGTGCAACATCCACGTCATCCGGCCGCCGTCGTCATCGGTGCCGTTGCGGTGCTCGATGCCGGGGGCGGTGAGGGAGAGCATCGACCACACTTCCCATGCCTGCATGACGTCGAGCACCGGGAACGGGGATGTGGTGACTTCGTCCCCGTCCTGGTCGCTGACCCGCTTGTACAGCTCTTCGAGCTGGGGCGGGTAGTCGTCGCTCGTGCGGGTCGCCATGAACGCGGCCCGGTCCCACTCGATCCGGCCGGTGGCCCCGCCGTCGTCGTGCTTGTCGGCGGTGAGGATCAGCCCGGTTGCGGCGATGGTGGTCACGAGGCGCCCGCCCGGCCGCAGCACGCGCAGCCAGGAGGCCGGGACGCGGGGCATGGACACCATGGACACGATCCCGTCGTACTCGCCGGGAAGCGGCCCGGCGGCATCCTGGGTGAGCACCTTCGGGTTGTGGCCGATGGCGGCGAGCCGGTCCGCGGCGGCCTCGGTCAGGTAGGCGTCGACGTCCACGGTGGTCACGTAGTCGTCCCCGAGCCACGCGCACGCCAGGGCGGCGCTGTACCCGGAGCCGGTCGCCACGTCCAGGAAGTCCCGGCACTCGCTGAGCCTCCCGTGCGTGAGCATGCTGACCACCAGGCTCGGCAGGGTGCTGGAGGAGGTAGGCCGCCCGGTCACCGCCTCGCCGTCGGGGGCGTGGTCGGCGTGCACCGGGCCGACCCGCGTCACGAGGGTCCGGTCCGCGTACGAGGCGCCGGCCCACTCCGCCTCGTCCGCGGGGCCGTCGGCAGGCGTCCAGCCCTCGGGGCCGGCGGCGTACCAGCGGGGCACGCACAGGTGCCGGGGCGTGGCCATGACCGGCCCGTACAGCGGGGAGGTGGGGTGCACCACCTCGCGGGCGAGCGCGGCGGCGTGCTGCTGCCAGTCCATCAGGTGACTCCTTGCAGTTCATCAGCGATCGCCGCAGCGATCGGCTGCCCGGTCGCGCCCTGTATCCAGTCCCATTGCCCGCACGGATTCACCTCAAGGAACCACCACCTCCCGGAGGGGTCAACGACGAGGTCAGCGGCCCCGTAACGGAGGTGGAGCCGGTCCATCAGGCCGCGCATTCCGGCCACCACGTCGGGAGGAACCGTCGTGGTGGTGTAGGCGAGCGAGCCGTAGTCGGATCGCCAGTCCTCGTGTGCGGCCTCGCTGTCAGCGTGGATTTCGGCGGCGAACATGCGTCGGCCGACGACAGTCAGGCGGACCTCGTGGCTCTTGTCGAGCCAGGCTTGGAAGAGGTGGGCGGTCGTCTCGATACCGCGTAGGTCGGCGAGATCCTCCGGGGTGAGGCGGCGGGTGTATACGGTTTTGAGCTGGCCGTCCTCGATCAATACCGGGGACGACACGGGCTTGCAGATGAGCGGGCCGGGGAGTTCGGCGGCGAACTGCCGTACCGCCTCGGGCCGGTTCGTGATCAGTGTGGGTGGGATGCGCAGCCCGCAGGCGCGGGCGGCGTCGAGTTGGACCGGCTTGTACTCGGCCCGGGCCATGAAGGTGGGGTGGTTGACCCATCGGCAGTCGAGCGCGGACAGGACGCCGCCGAGCCCGGACCGGGCCTGCGCGGCGGCGAACCGCTCTTCCGGGGCGGTCATGCCGCCGGGGAACTGGAATGCCCCGGGGGCGCGGTAGTACACCCCGCCGACCCGGGACAGCTCCACCGTGCGGTGCGCGGTGGCCAGTTCACCCGCCCATCCGTGCCCCCGGTCGATCCGGCCCGTCAGCGAAAGCTGCTGAGGGAAGTCCGCGGTGTCCATGCGGAACACCTCGACCCGTCGGTCGGTCAACTCCGTGACTACTCGATCGGTCGGCCAATCGTCGTTGGCCGCGATCACCAGGACAGGCAGGGACATGTTCTAGTCCTTCGGTCCTTCGTCCAGCGGCGGCGGGTTCGTTGTCGAGCCGTCCGGCACAGTCGGGCTGTGGGTGTTGGCCATACAGGTCAACAGGCCGCCGTCAGACGACACGTTGACCTGTTGTCCCGCGTCGTAAAAGGAGGCCGGGATGGTGACGGCTCCGGTCGAGTCCGGCGTGCGGGCGAACCGCAGGGCCCAAGGCCGCGTGTCCGGCCCGGACGGCGCCTCGGTGCTCAGCGGAAGCCTGCCGGCGGCGAGCGGGAACGCTTCCCGCGCCCGGTCCAGGGTGGTGGTCACAGGTGTCTCCTTCGGTCTGGTCTGCCAGGGAAACCCGGCCGGGGCTGAGTGGAGCGACGAGGCAGCCCCGGCCGGGGGCTTTGAGAGGGCCGCCCGCCATCTGAACCGGCGGGCGACCCGTGTTGGTCCGCCTCGGAGGGAGGGGACCGGCCGGCGCCGGTCTATGCGGCGGGTGTGGGCGGCGCGTTGTCCGCCGCCACTTGCCGGAACCGGCCGACCGCGACGAGCTGGGACACCACGTCCGGGACCGCGAGGGCACCGGGGCCGTCCATCGAGACGCACCAGTACGAGCGCACGCCCTCCGGTTCGGTCGCGTCGGGCCTTGGCACGCCGAGGAAGGTGTTACTCCCGAGGAACTCCGCCTTCGGGGCAAGGGGAGAGGTCTTCCACTCCCGGCGCTGCCCGGTGCTCACAGGGACGAGGACGTAGTACGACTGGGCGAACTGGTCCATGAACACGGGAGCGCCGTGCAGTGCCTCCGCGAGGAAGTCGTCGACCTCTGCCGTGTTCTCCGTGGCAGCCGCGGCGCACACCAGGTCGGTCGAGAGCCGGACCGCACCGAAGAGGCCACCGCACCGCAGAAGCGCGATGCCGTTCCTCTGCTCCCACGCCGCCCGGGCCTCCTTCACTGCCGCCAGGAGCCAGGTCCCCACCGCGAACTCTCGGTCCTTGCGGGAGTGCACGAGCACGCCCGCCCCGGTCTCCACGGGGGTGAGTACTTCATGGGGGACGGCGGATTCTGCGTCTCTGGGGTGGGGCATGGGGGGCTCCCTGGTCCACGGTCGTACTCGTCTGGGTACCAAGACAACCGCCGTACCGCCGCTGTGGGGATGCCGTATCGACCGGGGACTGCCCGCGAGCGCCCTGCCGTTTTGACTGTCGCTTTACTCGACGCTTCGGCGACGCCCTCTAACGTTCTGTTATGCCAGGGACACGGAACGACGCGCTCGCATCATGGATGCAGAAGCACGGAATGCTCGTCAGCGAGCTGACTTCCCTGGCCAACACAGAGATTGAGAATCTGACGGACCGTTACGGAACGGTCCACGAGAGACACATCTTCAAGCTGCTCAGTGGCGAACACCGTTCGCCCAACGCCCTATTGAGGGCGGCGCTTGAGAAGGTCACAGGTCGGACAACCGCAGAGTTAGGCTTTGCCCCTCGGGGGAGTAAGAAGTCAAACCCTTGCCCCGCACCCGAGGACGACCCCTTGTATCGCCGCACTTTCCTCGCCGCGGTCACCGCGGCAGGCGTCTCTGCTAGCACGCCGACCGTCACAGGGACCCGGCGTCACCGCCTCAACTCCGATGACGTCGAGGTGTGGAAGGCCGAACTCGTGGCCTGGACCACAGCGGAGAGCATGTACGGCGGTACCTCGGAGCTGGAAAAACGAGCCGAAGACGTCACCGACGAGGTGATCAGCCTCCAGCAGGCGAACAACGCGTCCGCGCGGATCCGCTCTGAGCTTTACACTGTTGCCGCAGCCTTCTCCAACAGCGCCATGTGGGCGGCCATCGACGGCCAGCGCTTCGAGTCAGCCGAACGCCACCTGGACAGAACCATCCGCCTCGCCGGTCTGTCCGGCGACCCGGCCACCGAGTTTCGCGTATGGAGCCACGCCAGCGTTCTGTTCCGGCAACTCGGCCGCCCCGCCGATGCCTTGGCCGCAGCCGAGAAGTCCCGGGCATGCTCCATCACCCGGCGCGACCCGCTGTTCGCCTCGCTGTCGATGTCCCGTATAGCGCTCAACCACGCCGAACTCGGCGATGGCAGAAGCGCCATGCGCTATCTGGACCTGGCGCAGAAGGCACTCGAGCGCGCCGATCCGAACAAGCACCGCCCGACCTGGATCGACTACTACGACCAGGCCGAACTCGACCACCTCGCCATGGCGGCGAGCATGCGGCTGGCCCACTGGCCCGAAGCCGAGAAGCATGCGCACCGCAGCCTCGCGTACGTACGGCCCGACCTGAAGCGCAACATGGCCCTCGTACGCGCGAACCTCGCGGGTGCGCAACTTGGCCAGAGAGACCTCGAACAGGCCGTGGCCACCGCTCAGCGCATCCCTGAGGGAATGATGAGGCACGCCCGGGTCCGTGAACTCCTGGACCGCTTCACTGAGCAGGTCACCACTCTCGCTCCCCGCAATCACGAGGCCCGCGACTGGCAGGCCCTCTACCGAACGGCGGTCGCATGACGGACACCGGCTCCCTGAAACTCCTCCGCACCAGCGACATGGAGAAGCACCGCCAGCTCATTCTCGACATCCACGTAGAAGTCCGAACCGAATTCGGGCTGATGGACAACCCCTTCAACGCCGTGGAACGGTTCGACGAGCGCCTGGCCAGCTATGCGTCCCGGGACGGCTGGGAAGTCGTCATCGCCTACCAGGCCGATGAGCCGGCCGGCTACATCTTCGGCTCACCACTCATGCGCGGATCCCTGTGGTGGTCCTCCATGCGACAGCCCCAGCCGGATGAATTCACTAGGGAAACGGGAAGCCGGACGTTCGCCGTCCAAGAGGTCCTGGTCCGCGAGGCATTCCGCGGCACCGCAGGGGCAGGAACCTCCCGGCTGTTGCACGAGACGCTCCTCGCCGAGCGCGATGAGGAGCGCGCCACGCTCCTGGTCGATCCCACGCGGTCCGAGGGACGACTGAAAGCGGTATACGAGTCGTGGGGGTACCGGGACATCGGCGCTCAGCAGCCGTTCGACGACTCCCCGGTTTTCGCCACGATGCTGCGCGACCCGCTGCGCCAGTAGCCGGAGCGCCGCGCCCCTGACATCAGAAGAGGGATCACAGCATGCGCATAGGGATCACCGGACACCGCGGACTCAGCAAAGACGTAGAGCAACAGGTACGCGCGATGCTCGACGAGGCCGTACGCGGCTTTGACGCCACCGATCTGACGGCCGTGTCGTGCATCGCCGACGGCCCCGACTCCTGGTTCGCCGAAGCGGTTCTGAAGCACGGCGGACGGCTTGAAGTCGTCGTCCCCGCCACCGAGTCCCGCGAGACCCTCCCGGAGCGGCACCACCCCGTCTATGACGAGCTGTACGCCAGCGCGGTCGATGTCCACGAGACCGGCATGACCGAGTCGACCTCCGGGGCGCACCAGGCGGGCAGCGAGATCCTGGTGGGCCTGGCGGACGAGCTGATCGCCGTGTGGGACGGGAAACCGGCCCGGGGGTATGGCGGGACAGCGGATGTGGTTGCCTACGCCGAGCGGACCGGCGTACCCGTGACGGTCCTTTGGCCTGAGGGCGCCAGCCGCTGACCGGCACGAACAGCGCCGCCCGCGCCCCTCGTCCGTACGAGGTTGACCTTGCCCCTGGGGCAGGGTCGAGCGTCCTGTGTCACCGGGCCGAGCGTGCCCGGTGACGGAGGATGGCGGCGTGGACGACTACCGGGACGACGAGCTGCTCACCATCGGCGCGTTCGCCGCGCGGGCCCGGCTCTCGGCCAAGGCTCTGCGGCTGTACGACCGGCTCGGGCTGCTCGCCCCCGCGTACGTCGACGAGACTAGCGGCTACCGCTACTACCGGCCGGCGCAGACCGAACGCGCCCGGCTGGTGGCCCTGTTGCGGCAGCTGGACATGCCACTCGCCCTGATCGGCGAGCTGGTGACCCAGGCCGAGCTGGACGGGCCCGCCGCCGCAGAGCGGCTCGCCGCCTACTGGGCGGACGTCGAGGCGCGGATCGCGGGTCAGCGCACACTCGCCGGCTACCTCCGTGGACGACTGTCGGGGAGGAGCTCCGAGATGGACGAGCTGTACGGAACATTCGTGGTCGAGACCGTGGACGTACCCGAGCGGGTGGTGCTGACGGAGAAACGGCACACTCTCGTGGATGAGCTGCCCGCGTGGATCGGGGCGTCGCTGGGGCGCCTGGAGGCAGGGGCCCGGGAGTGCGGGGGTGTGAGTGCGGCGCCGTTCGTCGTATACCACTCCGAGGTGTCCATGGAGAGCGACGGTCCGGCCGAGTCGTGCGTTCCGGTCGCCGACGCGGCCGCCGCGCGCTCCTGGGCGAAGACGCACGGACGGTCCTGGGCGACGGCGGTACGGGTGGAACCGGCCCGGCGGCTCGCGTACACGCGGATCACCAAGGCGCAGGTGGCCCATCCGCAGATCATCGCCGCCTTCGAGGCCGTGGAGCGGTGGATGGCCGGGCGGGGAATCGAACCGGCGGGGCCGTGCCGCGAGGTGTACTTCGCGGACTGGGACGCGGCGGGACCGGACGACGCGGTGTGCGACATCGCGTTCCCCGTGAATGTGTCCTGACAGGTGT is a window of Streptomyces sp. B21-083 DNA encoding:
- a CDS encoding MerR family transcriptional regulator — encoded protein: MTEDGGVDDYRDDELLTIGAFAARARLSAKALRLYDRLGLLAPAYVDETSGYRYYRPAQTERARLVALLRQLDMPLALIGELVTQAELDGPAAAERLAAYWADVEARIAGQRTLAGYLRGRLSGRSSEMDELYGTFVVETVDVPERVVLTEKRHTLVDELPAWIGASLGRLEAGARECGGVSAAPFVVYHSEVSMESDGPAESCVPVADAAAARSWAKTHGRSWATAVRVEPARRLAYTRITKAQVAHPQIIAAFEAVERWMAGRGIEPAGPCREVYFADWDAAGPDDAVCDIAFPVNVS
- a CDS encoding N-acetyltransferase → MTDTGSLKLLRTSDMEKHRQLILDIHVEVRTEFGLMDNPFNAVERFDERLASYASRDGWEVVIAYQADEPAGYIFGSPLMRGSLWWSSMRQPQPDEFTRETGSRTFAVQEVLVREAFRGTAGAGTSRLLHETLLAERDEERATLLVDPTRSEGRLKAVYESWGYRDIGAQQPFDDSPVFATMLRDPLRQ
- the tgmB gene encoding ATP-grasp ribosomal peptide maturase, translating into MSLPVLVIAANDDWPTDRVVTELTDRRVEVFRMDTADFPQQLSLTGRIDRGHGWAGELATAHRTVELSRVGGVYYRAPGAFQFPGGMTAPEERFAAAQARSGLGGVLSALDCRWVNHPTFMARAEYKPVQLDAARACGLRIPPTLITNRPEAVRQFAAELPGPLICKPVSSPVLIEDGQLKTVYTRRLTPEDLADLRGIETTAHLFQAWLDKSHEVRLTVVGRRMFAAEIHADSEAAHEDWRSDYGSLAYTTTTVPPDVVAGMRGLMDRLHLRYGAADLVVDPSGRWWFLEVNPCGQWDWIQGATGQPIAAAIADELQGVT
- the tgmA gene encoding putative ATP-grasp-modified RiPP, which codes for MTTTLDRAREAFPLAAGRLPLSTEAPSGPDTRPWALRFARTPDSTGAVTIPASFYDAGQQVNVSSDGGLLTCMANTHSPTVPDGSTTNPPPLDEGPKD